A region from the Gossypium hirsutum isolate 1008001.06 chromosome A08, Gossypium_hirsutum_v2.1, whole genome shotgun sequence genome encodes:
- the LOC107933531 gene encoding rhodanese-like domain-containing protein 4, chloroplastic, with translation MQMRTLNAATPSLTPLSVLSETRTEARKAPLLPIASPLKLPNSPAFIKTQPALHQCLSRTLHGGLLLLSSLLPNGFAKALSYEEALQQTTGSSSSVNFDPNGILDTVVSFATENPTVVAGGTVALAVPLILSQLLKNPKPWGVESARSAYAKLGDDATAQLLDIRPLKESRDVGSPDIKGFGKKPVSIAYNGEDKPVFLTKLSLKFKEPENTTLFIMDKFDGNSELVAELVTANGFKAAYAVKDGAEGPRGWVNSGLPWIQPKKGLDLSNLTEAFAEAFGGGSDGLSVTVGIAAAAGLGLLAFSEIETILQLLGSAAIVQLVSKKFLYAENRKQTLKQVDEFLNTKVAPTELVDDVKQIGAALLPTTTTSKALPAPTEAKPEPKVEAVAEAPPQTNSVPETVPKAVGITGFSRPLSPYASYPDLKPPTSPTPSQPATSKAIHSPPEAKPEPKVEAAAETPSLINSVPKTDGNSGYPKPLSPYPSYPDLKPPTSPTPSQP, from the exons ATGCAAATGAGGACCCTCAATGCAGCAACTCCAAGTTTGACACCTCTCTCGGTTCTTTCTGAGACAAGAACCGAGGCCAGAAAAGCACCATTGCTCCCCATTGCTTCACCACTCAAACTACCCAACTCCCCAGCTTTTATTAAGACCCAACCAGCTTTGCACCAGTGTTTGTCAAGAACCTTGCATGGTGGTTTACTGCTTCTGTCATCACTTCTCCCCAATGGTTTCGCTAAAGCCTTGTCATACGAGGAAGCCCTACAGCAGACGACGGGATCCTCCTCGTCTGTTAATTTTGACCCAAATGGGATCCTTGATACCGTCGTCAGTTTTGCAACTGAGAATCCCACGGTTGTAGCTGGTGGCACCGTTGCTTTAGCAGTTCCTTTGATTTTGTCTCAGCTGTTAAAGAATCCAAAGCCATGGGGAGTTGAATCTGCAAGGAGTGCTTACGCCAAGCTAGGTGACGATGCCACTGCTCAGTTGCTGGACATAAGGCCTCTCAAGGAGTCTAGAGATGTTGGTAGCCCTGACATTAAGGGATTTGGGAAGAAACCGGTGTCAATTGCCTACAATGGTGAAGATAAACCAGTGTTCTTGACAAAACTGTCTTTGAAATTCAAGGAACCTGAAAATACAACCTTATTCATTATGGACAA ATTTGATGGGAATTCTGAACTGGTTGCGGAGTTGGTCACTGCAAATGGATTCAAAGCTGCTTATGCAGTCAAAGATGGTGCTGAAGGACCACGGGGATGGGTG AACAGTGGTCTTCCCTGGATACAACCAAAGAAAGGTCTTGACCTTAGCAATTTGACAGAAGCATTCGCCGAGGCCTTCGGA GGGGGATCAGATGGCCTTTCTGTTACTGTAGGGATTGCTGCAGCTGCAGGGTTAGGCCTTTTGGCTTTTTCAGAG ATAGAAACGATCCTTCAACTTTTAGGCTCAGCTGCTATTGTGCAGCTTGTAAGCAAGAAATTCCTGTATGCAGAG AACCGAAAGCAAACACTTAAACAAGTTGATGAATTCTTAAACACGAAGGTGGCTCCTACGGAACTTGTCGATGATGTAAAG CAAATTGGAGCAGCCCTTTTACCAACAACTACCACTAGCAAGGCTCTTCCTGCACCTACGGAGGCAAAACCTGAACCCAAAGTCGAAGCAGTGGCAGAAGCCCCTCCTCAAACAAATTCAGTTCCCGAAACAGTACCCAAGGCAGTTGGAATCACTGGATTTTCAAGACCACTTTCACCCTATGCTTCT TATCCAGATTTGAAGCCTCCAACATCGCCTACTCCATCACAGCCCGCCACTAGCAAAGCTATTCATTCACCTCCAGAGGCAAAACCGGAGCCAAAAGTCGAAGCAGCAGCAGAAACCCCTTCTCTAATTAATTCAGTTCCCAAAACAGATGGAAACTCCGGATATCCTAAACCACTTTCACCATATCCTTCG TATCCAGATTTGAAGCCACCAACATCTCCTACTCCATCACAGCCCTAG